One region of Alosa sapidissima isolate fAloSap1 chromosome 1, fAloSap1.pri, whole genome shotgun sequence genomic DNA includes:
- the rhoh gene encoding rho-related GTP-binding protein RhoH, producing MNSIKCVLVGDSAVGKTALLVRFTSETFPEMYKPTIYDNTGVEVFMDGVQISLGLWDTAGNDTFRHVRPMSYQQADVVLICYSVAKPPSFASVRQKWIAEVREHLPRVPVLVVATQTDQREMGPHRGSCYSAADGKRLAQEIRARGYLECSALSNRGVQQVFECAVRTAVNQSKKRSRRRLFSFDLCKTS from the coding sequence ATGAACTCCATTAAGTGTGTTCTGGTAGGGGACAGCGCAGTCGGGAAGACTGCTCTACTTGTTCGCTTCACCTCTGAGACTTTTCCAGAAATGTATAAACCCACCATTTATGACAACACAGGAGTAGAGGTGTTCATGGATGGTGTGCAGATCAGCTTGGGATTGTGGGATACGGCTGGAAATGACACCTTTCGGCATGTTCGGCCTATGTCCTACCAACAGGCAGACGTGGTCCTTATTTGTTACTCAGTGGCCAAACCGCCATCTTTTGCTAGTGTGCGGCAGAAGTGGATAGCGGAGGTTCGAGAGCATCTTCCTCGTGTCCCAGTGCTTGTAGtggccacacagacagaccagcGTGAGATGGGACCTCACCGGGGTAGTTGTTACTCCGCAGCAGATGGGAAGCGGCTGGCCCAGGAGATCCGAGCCAGGGGCTACCTGGAGTGCTCTGCGCTTAGCAACCGTGGTGTCCAGCAGGTGTTTGAGTGTGCTGTGAGGACAGCAGTCAACCAGTCCAAGAAGCGCTCGCGCCGCCGCCTCTTCAGCTTTGACCTCTGCAAGACTTCGTAA